The Synergistetes bacterium HGW-Synergistetes-1 genome has a window encoding:
- a CDS encoding Cof-type HAD-IIB family hydrolase, producing the protein MSIFDPKLIAVDMDGTILNSSSELSTRTRNALRSAISLGIPVVVATGRMYPSALPVIKEIGISTPCIFYNGAIVRDPVSEEILLEKGLGIELTAEVVSFYRKEGWYIQIYSDDRLYVIDRSDPRSRFYETISKIPPVSLGEGFWDFKVDSTKLLGIALDEKNFALMAEKTKSHFDGRIYTATSWGAFVEITHPDVNKAKGLAIVAERLGVDSKDVLVIGDGVNDTEMIRWAGHGVAMGNASAQVKAAADETAPGNDSDGAAIIVERYLCRGDQ; encoded by the coding sequence AGGACAAGGAACGCGCTCAGATCAGCGATTTCATTGGGGATACCTGTTGTAGTTGCGACAGGAAGGATGTATCCCTCAGCCCTGCCTGTGATAAAAGAGATAGGCATCAGTACGCCATGCATTTTCTACAACGGAGCAATAGTGCGCGATCCTGTATCAGAGGAGATCCTGCTCGAAAAGGGTCTTGGAATAGAGCTGACTGCCGAGGTGGTCTCCTTTTACAGGAAAGAGGGCTGGTACATACAGATATACAGCGACGACAGGCTCTATGTAATAGACAGAAGCGATCCAAGGAGCAGATTCTACGAAACGATATCAAAAATACCGCCGGTCTCTCTGGGGGAAGGTTTCTGGGATTTTAAAGTGGATTCCACTAAACTTCTGGGTATCGCGCTTGACGAGAAAAATTTTGCTCTTATGGCAGAGAAGACGAAGTCCCATTTTGATGGCAGAATCTACACGGCAACATCGTGGGGAGCTTTTGTTGAGATAACACATCCGGATGTCAACAAGGCCAAAGGACTTGCAATTGTTGCAGAAAGACTTGGCGTCGATTCAAAAGATGTGCTGGTGATAGGTGACGGGGTCAACGATACGGAAATGATCAGGTGGGCGGGACATGGCGTAGCCATGGGCAATGCCTCTGCTCAGGTGAAGGCTGCGGCAGATGAGACAGCTCCTGGGAATGACAGCGACGGTGCGGCAATTATTGTTGAAAGATACCTGTGTCGGGGGGATCAGTGA